The Staphylococcus haemolyticus region AACTAAAGATGCTGGTAAAATTGCTGGTTTAGAAGTTGAGCGTATTATCAACGAACCTACTGCAGCTGCATTAGCATACGGTTTAGATAAAACTGATCAAGATCAAAAAGTATTAGTATTTGACTTAGGTGGCGGTACTTTTGACGTATCAATTCTTGAATTAGGTGACGGTGTATTCGAAGTACTATCAACTGCAGGTGACAACAAACTTGGTGGTGATGACTTTGACCAAGTAATTATTGACTACTTAGTATCAGAATTCAAAAAAGAAAATGGCGTAGATTTATCTCAAGATAAAATGGCGTTACAACGTTTAAAAGACGCTGCAGAAAAAGCTAAAAAAGACTTATCTGGCGTTTCACAAACTCAAATTTCATTACCATTTATTTCAGCTGGTGAAAGTGGTCCATTACACTTAGAAATTAGTCTTACTCGTTCTAAATTTGAAGAATTAGCTGATTCATTAATCAGAAGAACTATGGAACCAACTCGTCAAGCATTAAAAGACGCTGGTTTATCAACTTCTGAAATTGACGAAGTTATTCTTGTAGGTGGTTCAACACGTATCCCAGCAGTTCAAGAAGCTGTTAAAAAAGAAATTGGTAAAGATCCTCATAAAGGTGTAAACCCAGACGAAGTAGTAGCAATGGGTGCTGCAATTCAAGGTGGCGTTATCACTGGTGATGTTAAAGATGTTGTGTTATTAGACGTAACACCATTATCATTAGGTATTGAAATTATGGGTGGACGTATGAATACGTTGATCGAACGTAATACTACAATCCCAACTTCAAAATCTCAAGTTTATTCAACTGCAGCTGACAATCAACCAGCAGTGGATATTCACGTATTGCAAGGTGAACGTCCAATGGCATCTGATAACAAAACTTTAGGAAGATTCCAATTAACTGACATTCCACCGGCTCCACGTGGTGTGCCACAAATCGAAGTAACATTTGATATTGATAAAAATGGTATCGTAAATGTTACTGCGAAAGACTTAGGTACTAATAAAGAACAAAATATTACTATTCAATCAAGCTCTGCGCTTTCTGATGAAGAAATCGATCGTATGGTTAAAGATGCCGAAGAAAACGCTGAAGCAGATAAAAAACGTCGTGAAGAAGTAGATTTAAGAAATGAAGCAGATAGCTTAGTATTCCAAGTTGAAAAAACAATTACTGACCTTGGCGACAATATTAGTGAAGAAGATAAATCTAATGCGGAAAGCAAAAAAGATGCTTTAAAATCTGCGCTTGAAGGACAAGACATCGAAGATATTAAAGCGAAAAAAGAAGAACTTGAAAAAGTAATTCAAGATTTATCAGCAAAAGTATATCAACAAGCTCAACAAGCTCAGCAACAAGCACAAGACGGTGCTCAACAAACTCAAAACGATAGCAATGTTGAAGATGCTGAATTTAAAGAAGTTAATGATGATGAAGATAAAAAATAATTGCTAACCGTTTGTAAAGTATGCTTTAATTAGCAAACTATTATGAATGTAAGCCAAAAAGTCAAAGTCAATTGAACATTGGCTTTGACTTTTTCTTTTATAACTTCGTTCTTTTAAACCTAGTTAATAATTAAGTTAAGGGAGAGATGATTGTGGCTAAAAGAGACTATTATGAAGTCCTAGGTGTAAGTAAAGATGCATCTAAAGATGAAATCAAAAAAGCATATCGTAAATTATCAAAAAAATATCACCCTGATATCAATAAAGAAGAGGGTGCAGATGAGAAATTTAAAGAGATTTCAGAAGCTTACGAAGTCCTAAGCGATGATAATAAAAAAGCAAATTATGACCAATTTGGTCACGACGGACCTCAAGGTGGTTTTGGTGGTCAAGGATTTAGTGGCCAAGACTTTAGTGGATTTGGTGGAGGTGGATTTGAAGACATCTTCAGTTCATTCTTTGGTGGCTCACGTCAAAGAGATCCTAATGCACCAAGAAAAGGTGATGATCTACAATATACAATGACACTAGAATTTGAAGAAGCTGTATTTGGGACTAAAAAAGAAATCTCAATTCGTAAAGATGTGACATGTCACACTTGTAATGGCGATGGTGCTAAACCAGGTACTAGTAAAAAAACATGTAGTTATTGTAATGGGGCAGGTCACGTGTCAGTTGAGCAAAATACAATTTTAGGCCGTGTACGAACGCAACAAACATGTCCAAAATGTGATGGAACAGGTCAAGAATTCGAAGAACCATGCCCAACTTGTCATGGTAAAGGTACAGAAAATAAAACAGTTAAATTAGAAGTAACTGTACCTGAAGGTGTAGATAATGACCAACAAATTAGACTTGCTGGCGAAGGAACACCAGGAGAAAACGGCGGACCACATGGCGACTTGTATGTCGTATTTAGGGTCAAACCATCTGATAAATTTGAACGTGACGGAGACGATCTTTATTACAATTTAGATGTTAGTTTCCCTCAGGCTTCTCTTGGGGATGAAATAAAAGTTCCAACACTCAATGGTAATGTTATGTTGACAATTCCTTCTGGCACTCAAACTGGTAAACAGTTCCGATTAAAAGATAAAGGTGTCAAAAATGTTCATGGATATGGTCATGGTGATTTATTTGTTAATATTAAAGTAGTTACACCTACAAAACTAACAGATAGACAAAAAGAAATAATGAGAGAGTTTGCTGAATTAAATGGTGAATCGATTGAAGAACAACCATCTAATTTTAAAGACAGAGCACGCAAATTCTTTAAAGGAGAATAACCGAATGAACTGGACAGAACTTTCGATTGTTGTAAACCATGAAGTTGAACCTTTAGTAACTGATATATTAGAAAATTATGGATCAAATGGTGTTGTAATTGAAGATTCTAATGATTTAATTAATCAACCTGCCGATAAATTCGGTGAAATTTATGAACTGAAACAAGAAGATTATCCTGAAAAAGGTGTCCGATTAAAAGCTTATTTCAACGAATTAAAGTTTGATGATTCTCTAAGAAATAAAATTAAGACAGCTGTTACTAACCTTGAAAATATTGATTCAACTGTTTTAAATTTTTCTGAGCAAACTATAGCTGAAGTAGATTGGGAGAACGAGTGGAAAAATTATTTTCATCCCTTTAGAGCCTCAGAAAAATTCACAATTGTGCCAAGTTGGGAACAATACACTAAAGAAGATGATTCTGAAATGTGTATTGAATTAGACCCAGGTATGGCATTTGGAACTGGAGATCATCCAACAACAAGCATGTGTCTAAAAGCAATTGAGACCTATGTTGATTCTGACAATTCCGTCATTGATGTTGGAACAGGTTCTGGTATATTAAGTATTGCCAGTCATTTACTTGGAGTTAAAAGAATTAAAGCTTTGGATATTGATGAATTGGCTGTTAACGTTGCTAAAGAAAACTTTGCTAAAAATCATTGTGAAGATGCAATTGAAGCTGTACCAGGAAACTTATTAAAGAATGAAACTGAAAAATTTGATATTGTTATTGCAAATATTTTAGCTCATATTATTGAAGATATGATTGAAGATGCTTATAATACTCTAAATAAAGATGGTTATTTTATAACATCAGGCATTATAGAGGAAAAACATAAACAAATATTAAATAAAATGCAAAATGTTGGATTTGATATTAAATCAGTAAATCATGACAATGGTTGGGTATGTATTGTAGGTCAGAAAGTGAGTGAATAATTTGCAAAGATACTTTATCGATCAAAACGCTGATGAAAGTCAGCGTTTTTTTATAACAAATAAAGAAGATATACATCATATTACTAATGTGATGAGAAATACAATTGGTAATCAGATTATTATAACATTTAAAGATAAAATAGTTTTTAAATCGGAAATTATTACTATTGAAAATGAATCAATTGAAATTAAACTAATAGAGCAGATTGATATCAATTCAGAGTTACCAGTACAAGTTACTATATGTAGTGGATTAATTAAAGCCGATAAATATGAATGGCTAATTCAAAAAGCTACTGAATTAGGTGCTGATAGTTTTATAGTTGTAGAAATGGACAGATCTGTAGTAAAACTTACCCCAAATAAAGTTCAAAAAAAATTAGAACGCTGGCAAAAGATTATTAAAGAGGCTGCTGAACAAAGTTATCGCTTAATTATTCCTAATATAATTTTTAAGTCGAATTTAAATGAGATTTATGATACTATTAATCATTATGACTATATCTTGTTAGCATACGAAGATGAAGCAAAACGTGGTGAAGTTAGTCTTTTTAAAGAAACCTTGAAAAAGTTTAAAACTAACGATCGTATTTTATTAATATTTGGTCCTGAAGGCGGCTTTTCAGAAAAAGAAATCACTTTATTAAATGAAACGAGTTTCAATGTTGGTTTAGGACCTCGAATTTTACGGGCAGAAACGGCGCCACTTTACGCTTTAAGTGCTATCAGTTATGAAAATGAATTAATGGGGTGAATATTATGTCAACAGTTGCGTTTCACACATTGGGTTGCAAAGTAAACCATTATGAAACTGAAGCAATTTGGCAATTATTTAAAGACGCTAATTATGACAGAGTTGATTTTGAAACTAATGCAGACGTCTTCGTAATCAACACTTGTACAGTAACAAATACTGGAGATAAAAAAAGTAGACAAATAATTAGAAGAGCAATTCGACAAAATCCAGACGCAGTGGTATGTGTGACAGGGTGTTATGCTCAGACATCTTCTGCAGAAATCATGGAAATTCCTGGCGTAGATGTAGTGGTGGGTACACAGGATAGACATAAACTATTAGACTATATCCAACAGTTCAGAGAAGAACGTCAACCAATCAATGGTGTTGGAAATATCATGAAAAATCGTACGTATGAAGAATTAGATGTACCATATTTTACTGATAGAACAAGAGCTTCACTAAAGATCCAAGAAGGGTGTAATAATTTCTGTACATTTTGTATCATACCATGGGCGCGTGGACTAATGCGTTCACGTAATCCAGAAAAAGTGGTTGAACAAGCTACTCAATTAGTTAACGCTGGTTATAAAGAAATTGTTTTAACAGGTATTCATACCGGTGGCTATGGTCAAGATTTAAAAGATTATAATTTGGCACAGTTACTCCGTGATTTAGAAGAAATTGATGGACTTGAACGAATTAGAATTTCTTCTATTGAAGCCAGTCAATTAACTGATGAGGTCATAGATGTTCTAAAACGTTCAAATAAAGTTGTTAGACATTTACATGTTCCATTACAATCAGGTTCAGATACTGTTTTAAAACGAATGAGACGTAAATATACTATGGAACATTTTTCAGAAAGAATCACGAAATTACATGATGCGCTACCAAATTTAGCTGTTACAAGCGATGTTATAGTTGGATTTCCAGGTGAAACGGAAGAAGAATTCCAAGAAACTTATGATTTTATTGTTAAACACAAATTCTCTGAATTACATGTCTTCCCTTATTCAGCTAGAATTGGTACACCTGCTGCTCGTATGGATGATCAAATTGATGAAACTATCAAAAATGAACGTGTGCATAAATTAATCACGTTAAGTGATCAATTAGCTAAAGAATATGCCTCTAAATTTGAAGATGAAGTTTTAGAAGTTATTCCTGAAGAAGCTGGTGAGATAGAAGGAACATTGGTGGGATATGCTGACAACTATATGAAAGTACAATTTGAAGGCAATGACTCTTTAATCGGTCAAATTGTAAAAGTAAAAATCGCTAAAGCTGATTATCCTATTAATAAAGGTAAAGTCGTGAGAATTGTGGAACACGCAACGAACAAATCTGAAGAAGGTGTATTATTATAATTTTTAAAATTTATAATAATTTGGAATTGACCATAATAAATTCATATATTATACTAAGTAAAGCATAGTTGTATCTTACTATGCAATGACTTTAAAGTTCCGTTGATATTTGGAGGGAGGGAAATACAGATGTCTAAAACAGTAGTACGTAAAAATGAATCACTTGAAGATGCATTACGTAGATTTAAACGTTCAGTATCTAAAAGTGGTACTATCCAAGAAGTACGTAAACGTGAATTTTACGAAAAACCAAGTGTTAAACGTAAAAAGAAATCAGAAGCAGCACGTAAACGTAAATTCAAATAATTAATAACTCTGTTGACTCCCTCAACAAGAATATTAATTATATATATGCTCTCGATTAGTTAAACTAGTCGAGAGCTTTTTTATGTTAAAGATTCTACTATCACTATTATAACTAAGTGTATTCATGTATAATCGAAATTGAGAGCGAGGTGAAATTGTGAACTATTTCAATGCAATACATACAGTTATCAATTCCATTTTAACTACTAATAATTTATTCAATAATCTATCTCAGATTGTAACGAGTCCATTAATATCACTTATATTAACGTGTATCATTTTTTTAGGCTTTTTATATCAATTGTATTCGAAGCGTATTAATTTTGCAGGAATTATCGCAATGCTTGCACTTTTAATTCTCTTCCTCGGCTTTTTAATTAACGGTGATGTTAATCTTATTTCTGTATTGCTATTCTTCGTTGGAGCAATACTCGTTATTATCGAATTATTTGTCATTGGCGCAATCATAGGTATTATTGGCATATCATTGATTATACTTAGCATCATTATGTTAGGAGATAACATTCTTCTAATGCTATTAAATGTTGTGATTGCATCAATATTGGCAATTATTGAATGGGTGATATTAGTGAAATGGTTTAAAAGGAAAATTCCATTTTTAGATAAAGTTGTGTTAAAAGATTCTACTAATTCAGAAGCAGGATATAGATCTCACGATGATCGTTCTCATTTAGTTGGTCAAACAGCTCGTACTGTGACAGATTTAAGACCTGCAGGAATTATAACGCTTGATAATGAAAGAATAGATGCCGTATCAGATGGCGCTTTTATTTTAAGAAATAAGGAAGTTAAAATTCTTGAGGTAGAAGGATCTAGAGTTGTTGTTAGAGAAATTGAAAATACATAGAGGAGTGGTTAAATGTTTGGATTAGGCATTATAGTTATAGCAGTTATCATTGTTATTGCTTTACTAGTGTTATTCTCATTTGTCCCAGTAGGACTTTGGATATCAGCAATTGCTGCTGGAGTTAAAGTAGGTATTGGAACATTAGTAGGTATGAGATTACGTCGAGTATCACCGCGTAAGGTAATTGGTCCATTAATTAAAGCACATAAAGCAGGTTTGAACCTTACAACAAATCAATTAGAATCACATTACTTAGCAGGTGGTAATGTAGATAGAGTAGTCGACGCTAATATTGCTGCTCAACGTGCAGATATTAACTTACCATTCGAACGTGGTGCAGCTATTGACTTAGCTGGACGTGACGTTCTTGAAGCAGTTCAAATGTCTGTAAACCCTAAAGTAATTGAGACACCGTTTATTACTGGTGTTGCAATGAACGGTATAGAAGTAAAAGCGAAAGCTAGAATTACTGTACGTGCAAACATCTCTCGTTTAGTTGGTGGTTCCGGAGAAGAAACAATCATTGCTCGTGTAGGTGAAGGTATTGTTTCTACTATTGGTTCAAGTGAGCATCATACACAAGTACTTGAGAACCCTGATAACATTTCTAAGACTGTCTTAAGTAAAGGTCTTGATTCAGGTACAGCCTTCGAAATTTTATCTATTGATATCGCTGACGTAGATATTGGCAAAAATATCGGTGCTGACTTACAAACAGAACAAGCACTTGCAGATAAGAATATTGCACAAGCTAAAGCTGAAGAACGTCGTGCTATGGCCGTAGCTTCTGAACAAGAAATGAAAGCGCGTGTTCAAGAAATGCGTGCTAAAGTGGTTGAAGCAGAATCTGAAGTTCCACTTGCGATGGCAGAAGCATTACGTGAAGGCAATTTGGGTGTCAAAGATTACTACAATTTAAAAAACGTAGAGGCTGACACTGGCATGAGAAATGCGATAAACAAACGTACTGAACAAAATGAAGATGAATCACCAAAGTAAAATTTAAGGGGTGATTAGATGAATATTGGTATTATAATTTTTATAATATCCATAATTGTTACAGGTATTAGTGCGATGAGGGATAAAAGTCATGAACATAGAAAAAATCAAAGACCCCCTCATCCAAAAAAGTCAACTTCTGACAAAAAAGAAACTCATGAAAAAGGGTTTTTTGAGCAAATTGAAGAAGCATTTAGTGAGTTAGAAAAGGAATTTACAAACGAAGATAAAACAACTAACCAACAAAAGAAAGATAAACAAACTAACACTAAACGTGTTTATCAGGATCAAAAACTTGAAAAAGAAATCGAAAAAGAGAGCGTACCAGAGGAATTAGAGCGTTCTGCAAGACAACGTGGCAGAGTTGAAAGAGAAACACGTCAATCTGCCAATTCACGCGAGAGCAATAGAGACTCGAATAAACTTCAAAAAGAATTAGAAAAACAACTTGTAGACGATTTATATAACGTACGTACAGAAATCGACCGTGAAAAAGAAAAACAACTTTCTAGAATTGAAAATAATGCAAGAGCTATTATCAATGATAAAAATCTATCTGAACGTACCAAACGCTATAGATTAAAACAATTGTTAAATAGTAAAGCAATAGAACAAGATATGACACATCAAAGTTTTCAGTTTGATAATGATCCTGTTGTAAATGGTATTCTATGGCAAGAAATTCTCAATAAACCTAAACAATTATAATTTGAAGAAATGTTATTATTTTATAATTAAAGATTATATTTAACCCGAATTTCATTTTTAAATGATTTTCGGGTTGTTTTATTTAATTAAAAAGAAAAGGCTCATATTACAATTTAATAAATCAGCACATAAAGCCAATTAAATTTGTATACTTTAACAGACTTTAGTAAAATTTAAATGAAAGTAAATTTACTAAACTCAATTAAGTTTTATTTTTTTGAAGATTAACAAATCATGTTTAATTTTTGAATCTTAAGTGAAACTGATATAATCAAAAGATTTTACATTGTTTAAGTGAAAAGGAGCGCTTGTATGCCAGGAATAATTCAAATAGACGATATTAACCATTCTCAAGCATTAATTGGTAATAATGATGAACATATTAATGCGATTGAGGAGGCATTTGATGTCGAAATACATGCTCGTGGCCAAGAAATAGCAGTCAAAGGCCAAAAAATAGAGCCTGTAGAAAAGTCAGAATTAGTTCTTAAAAGTTTATTAAAAGTAATTGAAATGGGTAACACAATTACATTAAAAGATGTAGAAGCTGCAATAAAAATGGCTAAAAATGATACAATACATCACCTTATTGATTTATATGACGAAGAAATTACAAAAGATGCTTACGGAAAAACTATTAGAGCAAAAACTATGGGACAAAGACTATATGTTAATGCAATGAAGAATAATGACTTAGTCTTTGGCATTGGGCCTGCAGGTACTGGTAAAACTTTTTTAGCAGTGGTATATGCAGCTAAACAACTAAGAAAGGGCTCAGTAAAACGTATTGTATTAACAAGACCAGCTGTAGAAGCAGGAGAGTCTCTTGGATTTTTACCCGGTGATTTAAAAGAAAAAGTAGACCCTTATTTAAGACCTCTTTATGACGGATTAAACACTGTATTAGGAAGAGAACAAACTGCCCGATTTATAGAGAGAGGTACTATTGAAATTGCGCCTTTAGCCTATATGCGTGGTCGTACACTTGATGATGCGTTTGTAATTTTAGATGAAGCTCAAAATACAACGCATGCTCAAATGAAAATGTTCTTAACACGACTTGGGTTTAGTTCTAAAATGGTAGTAACAGGAGATCAAACTCAAATCGATTTACCAAAAGGTGTTAAAAGTGGATTAAAAGAAGCTGTCAAAAAATTACATGGTGTCAAAGGAATTAATATTATGCAATTAGATCAAAGTGATGTTGTAAGACACCCATTAGTAAGTAAAATAATTGATCGCTATGAAGGAGACATTTAAATGTTTACAATTGATTTTAATGATCATACAGACCTGGTAAATGAATCTTGGTATCATCAGATTGAAGATTTACTAAATTTTGCTAAAGAACAAGAGCAAATTAACGAGGATGCTGAACTTTCAGTCACATTCGTAGATAAAAATGAAATTCAAGAAATAAATAAAACTTATCGCGATAAAGATAAAGTAACAGATGTTATTTCATTCGCTCTTGAAGAAGACGAACCAGAAATTGTTGGACTAGATATGCCTAGAGTTCTTGGTGATATTATTATCTGCACTAATGTAGCTGAAGAGCAAGCTGACTCATTTGGGCATTCATTTGAAAGAGAACTTGGATTTTTAGCGCTTCATGGATTTTTACATTTATTAGGTTATGATCATATGAATGAAGAAGATGAGAAAGTAATGTTTAGCCGTCAAGACACTATACTAAACGCATATGGATTGACTAGAGATTAAACATATTAAACGTTTTAAACATACGTATGATGGGTTAAAAACGCTTCTTCTAAAAGATCATAATTATTTACTACATATCATTATTGCTTTTATAACAATTATTTTAGGTTATATTTATCAATTGAGTGCTATAGAATGGTTATTTATATTATTAGCCATCTTTTTAGTATTAACCTTAGAAGCAGTTAATACTGCAATTGAATGTGTAGTTGATTTAGTTACAATGGATTATCATGAACTTGCTAAACAAGCTAAAGATATTGCCGCATTTAGTGTTATGTTGGTATCAATATTTGCTTTAATAACTGGATTAGTTGTATTTTTACCTCATATTTTCTAACTATAAAGGGGATGTTTAAATGACTTATCAATCACATTATTTTCAAGAAGCTAGAGAGGCTCAGAGCCGTGCGTATGTACCATATAGCAACTTTAAAGTAGGTGCTTATTTAAAGACCAAAGACGGCCGTACGTTCTATGGCGCTAATGTTGAAAATGCAGCTTACCCTGCTACCATTTGTGCTGAACGTTCTAGTTTAGTGGCCGCAATTTCTGAAGGTTATCGACCTGGAGATTTTGAATCAATAACAGTAACTGTTGATTCTGAAAAACCTTCTTCTCCTTGCGGAACTTGTAGACAGGTACTTAAAGAATTATGCGATGATGATATGCCGGTATATATGACAAACCATAAAGGGGAATTACTTGAGTCAACTGTGGGTGATTTATTACCACATGGCTTTTCAGGAAAGGATTTAGAATAAATGACAGAACATAAGTCAGGATTTGTATCAATAATAGGAAGACCGAATGTAGGAAAATCTACATTTATGAATAGAGTTATTGGCCATAAAATTGCAATTATGTCCGACAAGGCTCAAACAACTCGAAATAAAATTCAAGGTGTAATGACTAGAAATGATGCGCAAATCATATTTTTAGACACACCAGGTATTCATAAGCCTAAACACAAATTAGGTGATTATATGATGCGTGTTGCAAAAAATACTCTATCTGAAATTGATGCAATCATGTTCATGGTTAACGTCAATGAAGAAATTGGTCGTGGCGATGAATATATCATGGAAATGCTAAAGAATGTTAAGACACCCGTTTTCTTAGTATTAAATAAAATCGATTTAGTTCATCCTGATGCTTTAATGCCAAGAATAGAACAATATCAAAAATACATGAATTTTACTGAAATTGTACCAATATCTGCATTAGAAGGACTAAATGTCGACCATTTTATAGATGTGCTAAAAACATATTTACCTGAAGGTCCAAAATACTATCCGGATGATCAAATCTCAGATCACCCTGAACAGTTTGTAGTCAGTGAAATCATACGTGAGAAAATTTTACATTTAACTAGTGAAGAAATCCCGCATGCAATAGGCGTAAATGTAGATAGAATGATTAAAGAAAATGACGAGCGTGTTAGAGTTGAAGCTACTATTTATGTTGAGAGAGACTCACAAAAAGGTATTGTTATCGGTAAAGGCGGCAAAAAACTAAAAGAAGTCGGTAAAAGAGCAAGACATGATATTGAAATGTTACTAGGCTCAAAAGTTTATTTAGAACTTTGGGTAAAAGTTCAAAAAGATTGGAGAAATAAAGTTAATTTTATTCGTCAAATGGGATATATTGAAGATCAAGATTAAACTTATTTGATTTTAGAAAGGTCGTGAAACTATGCTCGAAAAGCAAAAAGGTATCATCATAAAGTCCGTAGATTATGGAGAATCTGATAAAATTATTACAATATTAAACGAGCATGGTGCAAAAATACCATTAATGGTTAGACGAGCTAAAAAATCAAAAACAGGTTTACAAGCCCATACGCAACTATTTGTGTATGGCTTATTTATTTATAATAAATGGAAAGGTATGGGTACATTAAGTTCAGTTGATGTTATCAATCAATATTATGATTTACGTTTAGATATATTTAATAGTAGTTATGCTACGTTATGTACAGAGGCAATTGAACGTTCTATGGATAATGATGACATTTCACCATTCCATTACAAACTTTTACACTTCGTACTTGAAAAGATCTCAAATGGTGATTCAGCTCAATTAATGTCAATTATAGTTCTTTTAAAATGTATGAATCGTTTTGGGTTTACAGCATTTTTTAATCACTCAGCTATTTCAAATAGCTATGATCAATCAAAATTAGTTGCGTATAGTTTTGTATATGATGGAACTATTCTTGAATCAGAATTATATAAAGACCCACATGCCTTTCGAATATCTAACAAAACGTTATACTTATTAGATGTTTTACAAAAATTACCCATTGATAAAATGAATCAATTTAACATTAGTCAAGAAATATTAGATGAAATGTCTGAATTAATATTATTAATCTATAAAGAATATGCAGGCATGTACTTTAAAGGTCAAAAGCTAATTAACCAACTTAAACGTATAGAATATTAATATACAACAATACTCACACTTAAAACCCCACCACAAAGAAATTTGAGGTGGGGTTAGTACTAATTATTCATTTTTTATTAGAATGCCACTTTTTCTGCTAAAAATGTTTCTAACTCTGAAATAGGCATACGCACTTGTTCCATTGAATCACGGTCACGTACTGTAACTTGATTATCTTCTAATGAGTCAAAATCAAATGTAATACAATATGGTGTACCAATTTCATCTTGTCTACGGTAACGTTTACCAATTGATTGAGACTCGTCAAAATCAATTGCAAATTTAGAACTTAATTGTTCGAAAATCTTAATAGCTTCTTCAGATAATTTTTTACTTAATGGTAAAACAGCCGCTTTATAAGGTGCTAGAGCAGGGTGGAAATGCATCACTGTACGAGCATCTTTGCTTCCTTCAACACCTTCTTCTTCATATGCATCACATAAGAATGCTAATGTAACACGATCAGCACCAAGAGATGGTTCAATACAGTATGGAACATACTTTTCGTTTGTTTCAGGGTCGTGATATTTAAAGTCTTCACCTGAATGTTCACTATGTTTTTTCAAGTCAAAGTCAGTACGGCTTGCGATACCCCATAATTCACCCCAACCAAATGGGAAGCGATATTCGATATCTGTCGTAGCATTAGAGTAATGAGATAACTCTTCTTCGTCATGGTCACGTAATCTCATGTTTTCTTCATTGATATTTAAATCTTTTAACCATTGACTAGCAAATGTTTTCCAATAATTTTGCCATTCAATTTCTTCACCAGGTTTACAGAAGAATTCCAATTCCATTTGTTCGAATTCTCTAGTTCTGAAGATGAAGTTTCCTGGTGTAATTTCATTACGGAATGACTTACCAATTTGGCCAATACCAAATGGTAATTTTTTACGCATAGAACGTTGCACGTTTTTGTAATTCACAAAAATACCTTG contains the following coding sequences:
- the recO gene encoding DNA repair protein RecO; protein product: MLEKQKGIIIKSVDYGESDKIITILNEHGAKIPLMVRRAKKSKTGLQAHTQLFVYGLFIYNKWKGMGTLSSVDVINQYYDLRLDIFNSSYATLCTEAIERSMDNDDISPFHYKLLHFVLEKISNGDSAQLMSIIVLLKCMNRFGFTAFFNHSAISNSYDQSKLVAYSFVYDGTILESELYKDPHAFRISNKTLYLLDVLQKLPIDKMNQFNISQEILDEMSELILLIYKEYAGMYFKGQKLINQLKRIEY
- a CDS encoding glycine--tRNA ligase, with translation MVKDMETIVSLAKHRGFVFPGSDIYGGLSNTWDYGPLGVELKNNVKKAWWQKFITQSPFNVGIDAAILMNPKTWEASGHLGNFNDPMIDNKDSKIRYRADKLIEDYMQKEKGDENFIADGLSFDEMKRIIDDEGIVCPVSGTANWTDIRQFNLMFKTFQGVTEDSTNEIFLRPETAQGIFVNYKNVQRSMRKKLPFGIGQIGKSFRNEITPGNFIFRTREFEQMELEFFCKPGEEIEWQNYWKTFASQWLKDLNINEENMRLRDHDEEELSHYSNATTDIEYRFPFGWGELWGIASRTDFDLKKHSEHSGEDFKYHDPETNEKYVPYCIEPSLGADRVTLAFLCDAYEEEGVEGSKDARTVMHFHPALAPYKAAVLPLSKKLSEEAIKIFEQLSSKFAIDFDESQSIGKRYRRQDEIGTPYCITFDFDSLEDNQVTVRDRDSMEQVRMPISELETFLAEKVAF